ACAAGCTGTTACCACAGGGCCGTCTTTAAACTGTTGGCGCCCTGGCCACGTTACGATAATTGGGCTCCGAGGGCAAAATGAGAAGTGCAATAGATAAGCCTGAGCGTTTCAACCacaggaatgtgtttttcatgaaccaataggaaagCTTTATttgcctcgcctcgctccgctcagctgtttccactagagatgtgctgtgcgaggataggtaaatgaagagtttctattggttcatgaaaaacacatttctcgcacatctctggtattTTTAGTAGCTGTGCCGGTAATACTTCATTCTACCTTGCTCGCTTTTAAAATATGCCTACAtatgtgaaaaatataaaactaggATCAATTTTCTACTTGCAAGTCTAAATCGACACAGTCTGAAAAATAACAGGTTCAATAATATCGAAAATGTTAAAGATCAGCAAGAGTATTTTCTTTAATTCAACGTACGTTTGAATGTGGCTTGTACTGGCTTAAACCCTTGCTGTCTTAGGTGGTCCTCCCCCAAACAAACAGGACACAAATCCATGTCCGCGGATCTAGAGAGACATCCACGAATTCACATTATAATTTTCCGGCACtttcttcatttttttattctttagtcAATTGGGGCCCATCATCCGCGGGGCCCAGGGCGCTTAGGTACCCAGTGGGAAAGTAGTCACAGACAACGTAGATAGGATGCTATAAATAAGCAGATTCTCGCTGTCGTTTTTATCTGGTGTGCGTTCATAAAATAAAGGGAAatacgtaaaaaatattaatagcgAATTTGATAAGCTCATTCATGACAAGCTAAGGTATTGTCCAAGAAAGTGAGAAACTGCTTAGAGATTCGTATCCGTCGGCCAATAGCCCAATACTAATAGTAAGCGTCAACTTTGTTCACATCTCGCCGCAAATTTGACTGTAAAGTGTTTGAATCAAATGGATAGTTTTGAGTGTAGTGAGAATGCAATTACAAGAGTAATTGTCTGTTTCagtcaaataatatataattactgATAGTTATAATTCGTCCGCGCACTCATGATGtttcgtttttattatttcgtcAAGTTAATTACAGAATTACGTATTTGAGATGCGGATCCCATTTTCATATTAAGTTATTCATTCCCGCTTTCTCGAAAGCATAATTCAATGGCAATGCAATTTCAGTAAATTATGCTTTCGAGTTTAGTATAATGCTagattttataacaataaagaTGTTGGTtctttaatatttgttttacttCCCTAATCCTAAAGATTTGTGAAAAATTTGCCCACTTACCTCTGAGCAAAGTGTGCGATGACGTAATATATAAAATGCTGGAATATAATTCTGAACACAATAAAAACTACCATTAATGTCaatataaaacttaattttattacattattatcacACATTTTTGCCAAAGCTTAGAAATTGCAATTATCCGTAGTCTAACCCTAACAAGTTAAAAGctcttaaaaatattacaaaatgcaGCAACTTCATCTTAATTAAATCTCTtaacatacttttattatataatattctcTAAATCCTTGCAGGTACTTATAATTAAGGTcacttataataaatattttccactATTCTATGAGATGTCAGATAGGAATtcctgaaaaatatattttaacaaccTAGCCGGCTCCACCGGTGAATATAATTTGATCAATTATTCAACTGGTGCCTTCAAAACTTCTACTATTGGAATAAATAATACTGTCAGTCCTTGTGCTCAAGGGGTTTTAGTGAACTAAAAAAACTTGAGAGTAGAAATGTAGAGCTGATTACTAAATAATTCTAGAATTCTGCATCCAGTGTGAAGACATTATCCATGCGACTCGCCATCACTCCCCACTTCTGGTATTCGCCGACCTTCTTCTCGAAGAAATTAGTCTTGCCCTCCAAAGATATCAGGTTCATGAAGTCGAATGGGTTCTTGGTATTATAGCACTGTGGATGACGTCAAAACATTACATGTTTTTAAGCAAAATGAGTATTTCATAACACAATAAATTAGGCAGAATCTTTGTAAACAaaactctttaaaaaaaagttaaaaataactgGTACAATCTATATAATATTCAATTCCATTAACTTCCTCAGGCATCATGGGTCCCTGTTAGCTCTACCCTAAGCCCCTGGTACCAAGGGGGCTTAGTCAATCCGACATGCACTGCACAGTAAATTGAGTAGAGAATCAAAGTCATTATAATATCCTTACCTTTTCTCCAATCAAGTCCATCAGTAGTCTGTCAGCTACAAACTCAATGTACTCTGACATGAGCTCACAGTTCATGCCAAGTAGTCTCACGGGCAAGGCATCCGTCAAGAATTCTTGTTCAATAACCACAGCATCCTTGATGATCTTCAGGACACACTCCTTGCTAGGTTTCTGGACTAAATGCTTGAACATGAGGCAGGCAAAGTCTGTGTGGAGGCCCTGTGtgttaaaaaagatttatttacaataaaataaagcaattgACACCTATTTAACCCTAAGCCCTAAGTAACCTGAGATAGTcctttgtaattaaataataatgtgtgATTTGTTTGTAATTCTCATGACAAAGTTCCAAAGTAAGATTTTAgagaaaaaatctaaaataggGGCGACGCGCGTGAGCCAGTAAACAACAAAACAGTTAAATCATAACAAGTGCAAACTTGTTTAAGTTGTGTTGTAGTTTGTTATTCTCTGTGAATAGCTACCTATATGATTCCATggaaattttacaaaaactaaCAATGAAGTCCAACAAATAATGGTAGTGTTTGTTAAGCAAATAATGGCAAGTTCACGCCAATATGACTCATAATTTAACTGAAATAACTGTGGTAAACCTGATAGGCTGATAGCTAATCTACCAGCAGCTTTCAACTAGAACTTTCTTATCAGACAACTATACTATTAACCCGTCTCAGATAAAGATAACAAATACGTGACCGCTCCACTCATTGATAAGTGACCTATTTCAAAAGTAGCTTTTGCCCTTAACAAGAACTTAGCATTTTACGGGAAAACAAGTAGAATTATTCAAACTTATTTTGCAAAAACCATATTGATAGGTACTTTGAAATTCTAAGGGCAAACAAATATGGTTGTAGATCTACATTACTTCTGATAGATATATCAGATTAgaaatttactttattattcaGCAATGTAATGAtttatagttatatttatttactactttCATATACTTAATGTTAGATTTGAAATGaagaatttaattcaatttttagtATCTTACATTTTActgaaaaacataaattttacatTAGGATTAGGACTTACCTCATCTCTGGAAATAAGCTCATTGCTGAAAGTCAGGCCTGGCATGAGTCCCCGCTTTTTCAACCAGAAGATGCTAGCAAAGCTACCAGAGAAGAAAATGCCCTCAACAGCAGCAAAGGCCACAATCCTTTCCCCAAAAGTAGCAGTTTTGCTAGCAATCCAATTGAGTGCCCAGTCAGCCTTCTTTTTAATGCAAGGCAGGGTTTCTATCGCATTGAAGAGGAAGTCTCTGTAATAAATAATGCCTTATAAAAACTTGGTTTTAccaggaaaatatttttttccaacggAAAATAACCACTCCCTTAGGCATTGCTGTTGTTGGCTAATACATATTTTAGGATGTTTCACATTCCTGTGAACTTGCATACTTGTATGATATCATGCATTTATCAATGTAATGGAATGGGTTGTTTATctaagttaattattattattaacatgtGTGACATGAATTCTTTTCATTTAGATTTGGGCAAAAAATCCAAAGCAGtctcatataaaattaaatttgatcaacCATATTGTTAGTGTGTGGAAATGAACATTACATACCACATACACAtttctattgttttattgttttgaatCCTTACCTCTCTTTAGGATCCCTGATATATGTGTCAATCAACAAAGAATACATTTCAGAGTGTACATTTTCCATAGCAATCTGGAAACCATAGAAGAACCTGGCTTCCGTGACCTGCACCTCCTGTGAGAAGCGTTCCACAAGGTTCTCATTGACAATGCCATCAGAAGCAGCAAAGAATGCCAGCACATGCTTGATGAAGTGCCTTTCACTGTCTTTCAGGTTTTCCCAGTCATCCAAGTCCTAAAATTACAATTGGTTTGAAACAGCTGATTGTTGACATGTAGACCAACAAGAACGAACAAGTTTAAGTGACAAACATATCACTTCTTGTGGAAGTGATGTCATATTGGTACGATTTTGAATGATTTCCGTTAACAATGACCATAATGAACGGTTacattcaattaattaaaattttaagaggTTACCTTTGAAAGATCGACCTCCTCCACGGTCCAAAAGGACGCTTCAGCCTTTTTGTACATCTGCCATATGTCGTGGTATTGGATAGGGAATACCACGAATCTACGCGGGTTTTCGCGCAGCAGGGGCTCCAGCTGGGGGTCGAAAGAAGAGCCTGCTTGGGGCTCCACTTTCTCCACTTCCATCGTTTCTGCTTCTTTCACGTTTCCGTTTTGTGCTGCGAGCACGTTATTCTTAACAGGcgactaaaacaaaataaatgttatttacgTTACGAAACAACTATCCGACCGAAAGGTTAAATCAATCGAAATTACCTTGATATGCACGTTGTTgattccattgtaaaggttttCCTTGTCGTTGACTAGAGACATTCTGGTAGTTACTGgttaattttacaaaacaaaaggcactttattttgtatttcaaataCCGACCACCTATGATCAGTTATCAAATGAAAGTAAGTAACGCAACGCAGCAGCTAAAATAGTACAAAGTGCCGCTAATTTTCCACTCCACAGCTGCCCTTATTTATATTGTGATGTACTAAATGGCGGGAAAGCGACGATGCATGTTCCAAACCAAACTCGTGTCTTCGAGTTAAATGTTACAAAACTTTAGGGTCCATTAAATGGTTCCTAAATGGGTTACTGTAATAAAAATCAcgtttaaaatacttttttatgtaacaatatgatgatttatttagttaaaaaatattgtatgtacttttcGTCTTAGTAAGATCCTTCCAATTCTTCCAAAGAATTATATCTAAGTACAATTAGGAACGGTTTTACGCATTACGAATTAGGTTGAATGAACCATTCGCAGTCAACCTTAAAAACGCGggaattaatcaaaaacaagttttatttatattatgttaaaatattaatttattttgataaccAAATACTAttgaaatatacatattttaataatacaaaaaaataatttgtcttTAGTATGTGTGTTACTAATTTAGATGTTTAAATTGGTCTATTGACTTTAGATGGGCGTGACTCAAAAATTTAACTACTAACTGCCGTTGGTCAGTTACTCGTCCAAACATTTTAGCTGAAAAGTGCGGGAAATATAACTGTTTGTTTGGAAACACTGGAAATATAACATTTTATCGTGACGAGGATTCATGCTGTCATACTGACCGAATAACGCCAAAATACACTAGCCTCTGGCAACACAATATTATACTTTAGTATAATAGTATaaagtataataaatttaaaaggaaaactatcacagcttTATTAATGGTCTTTACAAGTTAATACTTGCCGCGTATTACTGCGGAACCCTGCACCGGACCGACACGCACGTGgaaggttttattttaactaccTTATTTGcgtgtcaaaataaatatacttagcggcaaaaaatctggccctcaaatgtagttggaaaacccccgactttgtcacttcaaagttcaatatcttaaaaaacggctgaaccgattttgatgaaacatgtctaagaaccaacctgctttcaaataaaaaaaccgcattcaaatcggttcacccgtttaagaactacggtgccacaaacagacagacagacacacatagcggtcaaatttataacacccctctttttgcgtcgggggttaaaaagcgcGCTctcgctgctaggcagacttgacaccctacacttcagtcgaattgttcctgattcgtcgtGTTCCCGCGTCGTCGgattcctgattcgtcgtatTTTAGATTGTGTAAATAGGCTctgtatattaatttaatttgtatgtgtGTGCATCATAATTTTTACTGACGTGTCTTTATTTGAAATTGTTGATATTGTAAATATttcgttttaaatattaaatacaaaagtagAGTCACGGTAATTGCATAGTATCATGTGATATTGAAAATGcgacgaatcaggaacaattccttcagtctactcgtgaccacggccactgtaatgtggttgaaacgtcgagtattactcgtgtgttttagcgtgataagtcccgtttgttcACAAACTATCACATTTTTAATATGAGGATAGGATTtctaaatagtaagtagattagatactagtagtattttttaaaaattttgtatatgtgttataacacaataataaaataatataatatttctaaaatcaattttgttgacgtatcgGACTATAACTTATTCTGTAGTATCGATTACTATTGATTTAGGATACCtagtgaggtttttttttattgagccATGTAACAATTAGATTACAATAGTTACGCAATTTTACGTCGATAATCATTATAAtaagaattaattttaacataaGTCTAATTTATAATAACTTGTTACTTACGTCTGTAGTTAAAAGTTAGTGAAATAAGTTTCTAActtgcaaaaataaattaatgataaaacaaacaaagtagatttcaaaagtatttatttatattttttgttcataGGAAAATAT
Above is a window of Choristoneura fumiferana chromosome 18, NRCan_CFum_1, whole genome shotgun sequence DNA encoding:
- the RnrS gene encoding ribonucleoside-diphosphate reductase subunit M2 encodes the protein MSLVNDKENLYNGINNVHIKSPVKNNVLAAQNGNVKEAETMEVEKVEPQAGSSFDPQLEPLLRENPRRFVVFPIQYHDIWQMYKKAEASFWTVEEVDLSKDLDDWENLKDSERHFIKHVLAFFAASDGIVNENLVERFSQEVQVTEARFFYGFQIAMENVHSEMYSLLIDTYIRDPKERDFLFNAIETLPCIKKKADWALNWIASKTATFGERIVAFAAVEGIFFSGSFASIFWLKKRGLMPGLTFSNELISRDEGLHTDFACLMFKHLVQKPSKECVLKIIKDAVVIEQEFLTDALPVRLLGMNCELMSEYIEFVADRLLMDLIGEKCYNTKNPFDFMNLISLEGKTNFFEKKVGEYQKWGVMASRMDNVFTLDAEF